The proteins below come from a single Miscanthus floridulus cultivar M001 chromosome 1, ASM1932011v1, whole genome shotgun sequence genomic window:
- the LOC136452867 gene encoding uncharacterized protein, which produces MHVDSKDLDLHETDSSELSASIVGTSLPAVVLSDEEKAKRLEEKKQRKEERRKKREARQKKKEAQQRLKEKMQRKEARRLKREAMKKREEAKKKKLEEAKSSNTSSSELSSSIEDGDDDESYQVSKGGKKESKGKGSSSNNNKYAAIRGYGGDELDDHKVIKNMLEAYSPRNETIVTLIRDKKFEHFTPNDVLERIMTFDMQREEALERRKLGELQAQLDGMKIKDVALKANKSTKQPSISKSKSNKQASTSKPKAPKQVKEEVETTSSSEDESDSEQYEKVKDVALFFRRYQKGLKKQGYKVVKRKFSNKKKRLCYNCESTEHFIAYCPHEIKDNNYKRDKKESNIDYKKSKRHMGEAHIEHEWDSTKDSSSEEDEKIATVAIHKPSSTPRLFSNMSNDDYYSPTFVSWQRAMRKEIARLNEIITKGCMDGKTQNGGKKVEEPKRPQYKNGRHHSIKDGLGHIKRAKTNGRKLVNGFKCVQFERKEQIGTDQPAQLVAVPRKRAALLSTATQMSSTAAPCKNGKATNLTLDQTQPKKKMPQQK; this is translated from the exons ATGCACGTTGACTCGAAAGATTTGGATTTGCATGAAACAGACAGCAGCGAGTTGAGTGCCTCAATAGTAGGCACTTCACTTCCTGCAGTTGTCCTCTCCGATGAAGAGAAGGCCAAAAGACTAGAAgaaaagaagcaaagaaaagaagaaagaagaaagaaaagagaagcaagacaaaagaagaaagaagcacAGCAAAGGCTTAAAGAGAAGATGCaaagaaaagaagctagaagatTGAAAAGAGAAGCAatgaagaaaagagaagaagccaAGAAAAAGAAGCTAGAAGAAGCCAAGTCAAGCAACACTTCATCTAGTGAACTATCAAGTAGCatcgaagatggagatgatgatgagtcctaccaagtgtccAAGGGTGGAAAGAAGGAGAGCAAGGGAaagggcagcagcagcaacaacaacaaatatgcagcC attagaggctatggtggtgatgagcttgatgatcacaaggTTATCAAAAATATGCTAGAAGCTtactcacctagaaatgagaccatagtGACACTCATTAGAGataagaagtttgagcacttcacaccaaatgatgtgctTGAAAGAATcatgacatttgacatgcaaagagaggaGGCACTTGAGAGAAGGaagcttggtgagttgcaagcacaACTAGATGGCATGAAGATCAAGGATGTTGCTCTCAAGGCCAATAAGTCAACCAAGCAACCCTCTATAAGCAAGTCCAAGTCCAACAAGCAAgcatcaactagcaagcccaaagcaccAAAGCAAGTCAAAGAAGAAGTAGAGACaacatcatcaagtgaagatgaaagtgatagtgaacaatatgagaaaGTGAAAGATGTTGCTCTCTTTTTTAGAAGATATCAAAAGGGGCTCAaaaagcaaggctacaaggtagtgaagaggaagttctcaaacaagaagaagaggttaTGCTACAATTGTGAGAGCACCGAACATTTTATTGCTTATTGTCCCCATGAAATTAAAGACAACAATTACAAGAGAGACAAGAAAGAGAGCAACATCGACTACAAAAAGAGCAAAAggcacatgggagaggctcacatcgaacatgaatgggactcaacaaAAGATAGCTCAAGTGAGGAGGATGAGAAGATTGCAACCGTGGCTATTCACaagccatcctctacaccaaggctcttcagcAACATGTccaatgatgactactactcccccacatttgtctcatggcaaagg gctatgagaaaagagattgctaggctcaatgagatCATAACAAAAGGGTGCATGGATGGGAAGACTCAAAATGGTGGCAAAAAGGTTGAGGAACCAAAAAGGCCACAATACAAGAATGGAAGGCATCATTCAATCaaagatgggcttgggcacaTAAAAAGAGCTAAAACTAATGGGAGAAAGTTGGTAAATGGCTTTAAATGTGTTCAGTTTGAGAGGAAGGAGCAGattggtacagatcagcctgcaCAACTCGTAGCAGTGCCACGCAAGCGAGCAGCACTGCTCAGCACTGCTACTCAGATGAGCAGCACTGCTGCACcctgcaaaaatgggaaggctaccaatttgaCTCTTGATCAGACTCAGCCCAAGAAGAAGATGCCTCAGCAAAAGTAG